The Verrucomicrobiia bacterium genome includes a window with the following:
- the ald gene encoding alanine dehydrogenase: MIVGVPKEIKDHEYRVALLPSAAYQLVKRGHQVLVECGAGAGAGYPDADYEQAGAKLLSDHRQIFEKADLIVKVKEPLPPEYELLRPGQILFTYLHLAASRSLTDAMLKSGVTGLAYETIEVNRRLPLLEPMSEIAGRMSVLVGGYFLAKHFGGSGVLLGGVPGVLPGRVVVLGGGASGINAARMATGLGADVTILEVDLERMRFLDITLHTAHTLYSSEAHLMGILATTDLLIGAVLVPGAKAPKLISREMLRQMRPGSVLVDIAIDQGGCAETSRATTHQNPVYVEEGVTHYCVANMPGAYARTATQALTNVTYRYVELLADLGLAEACVKQPALIGGLNVMGGKVTHKAVAEAHGLAYSPPVLA, translated from the coding sequence ATGATTGTCGGCGTACCTAAAGAGATCAAGGACCACGAATACCGTGTCGCGCTGCTGCCCTCGGCGGCGTATCAACTCGTTAAGCGCGGCCACCAGGTGCTGGTCGAGTGCGGCGCGGGCGCGGGCGCGGGTTATCCCGATGCTGATTACGAACAGGCCGGGGCGAAGCTGCTGTCGGATCATCGCCAGATTTTTGAAAAGGCAGACCTGATCGTGAAGGTCAAGGAGCCGCTGCCGCCGGAGTACGAGTTACTCCGTCCCGGGCAGATACTCTTCACTTACCTGCATTTGGCGGCCAGCCGTTCACTCACGGACGCGATGTTGAAGTCGGGTGTCACTGGACTGGCGTATGAAACCATCGAAGTGAATCGCCGCCTGCCATTGCTGGAGCCGATGAGCGAAATCGCGGGGCGCATGTCGGTGCTCGTTGGCGGATATTTTCTGGCAAAACATTTCGGCGGAAGCGGCGTGCTGCTCGGCGGCGTGCCGGGAGTTTTGCCGGGGCGCGTCGTGGTGCTGGGCGGCGGGGCATCGGGCATCAATGCGGCGCGCATGGCGACCGGGTTGGGCGCGGACGTCACCATTCTCGAGGTGGATTTGGAACGCATGCGTTTTCTCGACATTACTCTGCACACGGCGCATACGCTTTATTCAAGTGAGGCGCATTTGATGGGGATATTGGCGACGACGGATTTGCTGATCGGCGCGGTGCTCGTGCCGGGTGCGAAGGCGCCGAAATTGATCAGCCGCGAAATGCTGCGCCAGATGCGTCCGGGCAGCGTGCTCGTGGACATTGCGATTGACCAGGGCGGTTGCGCGGAAACTTCGCGCGCCACGACGCATCAAAACCCGGTGTACGTCGAAGAAGGCGTGACGCATTATTGCGTGGCGAACATGCCCGGCGCTTACGCGCGCACGGCTACGCAGGCGCTGACGAATGTGACGTATCGTTACGTGGAATTGCTCGCAGACCTTGGGCTTGCCGAAGCGTGTGTGAAACAACCCGCGCTCATCGGCGGCCTCAATGTCATGGGCGGCAAAGTAACTCACAAAGCCGTCGCCGAAGCGCACGGGCTGGCTTATTCCCCGCCGGTACTGGCATAA
- a CDS encoding sigma-70 family RNA polymerase sigma factor: MELSDAELIAAVLKGNTASFEPLVQKYSPRVFATARRYARKESEVEDIVQEVWLKSFQKLATFRGDAPFEHWLMRLAVHTCYDFLRGHQRNRETAFSEMTETEDDWLERFVTNPDTAADDASAAQQLVQRVLAQLSPPARMIIQLLEIEEKSVKEIAQLTGWSVPLVKVRAFRARAEMKKCLARLTKEKYL; this comes from the coding sequence ATGGAACTGAGCGATGCGGAACTGATAGCCGCGGTGTTGAAAGGCAATACCGCCAGCTTTGAGCCGCTCGTGCAGAAATATTCCCCCCGCGTTTTCGCCACCGCGCGCCGCTATGCGCGCAAGGAAAGTGAAGTCGAAGACATCGTTCAGGAAGTGTGGCTGAAGTCGTTTCAAAAACTCGCCACTTTTCGCGGCGATGCGCCATTCGAGCATTGGCTGATGCGGCTGGCGGTGCATACGTGCTACGATTTTTTGCGCGGGCACCAGCGCAATCGCGAAACGGCATTTTCCGAGATGACCGAAACGGAAGACGATTGGCTGGAGCGGTTTGTGACCAATCCCGACACGGCCGCCGACGACGCCAGCGCGGCGCAACAACTGGTGCAGCGCGTTTTGGCGCAGCTTTCGCCGCCGGCGCGGATGATCATCCAGCTTTTGGAAATCGAGGAAAAATCGGTCAAGGAAATTGCGCAACTGACCGGGTGGTCGGTGCCGCTGGTGAAAGTCCGCGCGTTTCGCGCCCGCGCGGAAATGAAAAAGTGTCTGGCGCGTTTGACGAAAGAAAAGTATCTGTAA
- a CDS encoding YihY/virulence factor BrkB family protein yields MVKKWLIKFEHALVIIRDFLDEKTFATFHVAPLSRAQRFAHFCLVVVKGFIQTRCPMRASALAYTSLLALIPMLFVVISVSSTILRKDENRVNRFVDHLLVSLTPPVVAVTPHNRHRNEDALSIGGEESTNSLSTTNSLDPNLAANSATLDGMDEPKNPSDHDELVRLINRFIRNIQSGALGTTSLIVLIFMVVSMLATIESTFNDIWHVSQGRGWISRIEKYGAVLFMGPLLLAAALGLSSEPYFQATKQLVHHLPMVNRLLFHFLPVFLLCLSFGVVYRLIPNTHVRWDAAIVGGVVGGVLWQLNNYFSFLYVSRWVTNSKIYGSLAAAPVFLVGVYVSWLIVLFGAQVAYAFQNRAEYLQEKQAQNINQRGREFIALRLMECVGQRFQRGEPPATTAQMADALSVPACLVHEIMESLMASRLVVEIAGEDPAFAPARPLEAITCHDILLALRAGQGQELETREDHARNEVFGEFEKILEAEKKAASSVNIMMMVNRTEKLLADHRVKAVTDHKPD; encoded by the coding sequence ATGGTAAAGAAGTGGCTGATCAAATTTGAGCACGCCCTCGTCATCATCCGGGACTTCCTGGACGAAAAGACGTTCGCGACCTTCCATGTGGCGCCACTTTCGCGGGCGCAACGATTCGCGCACTTCTGCCTGGTGGTGGTGAAGGGTTTCATCCAGACGCGCTGCCCGATGCGCGCCTCGGCGCTGGCTTATACGAGTTTGCTGGCGTTGATCCCAATGCTGTTCGTCGTCATCAGCGTATCGAGCACGATTCTGCGCAAGGACGAAAACCGGGTGAACCGTTTCGTGGATCATTTGCTCGTGAGTCTGACGCCGCCGGTGGTTGCGGTGACGCCGCACAACCGCCATCGCAACGAAGACGCTCTCTCAATCGGCGGCGAAGAATCCACCAATTCTCTCAGCACTACCAATAGTCTTGATCCGAATCTTGCGGCGAACAGCGCCACGCTCGACGGCATGGACGAACCGAAAAATCCTTCCGACCACGATGAACTGGTGCGTTTGATCAATCGTTTCATCAGGAATATTCAAAGCGGCGCGCTGGGCACGACCAGTCTGATTGTGCTGATATTCATGGTGGTTTCCATGCTCGCGACCATCGAGAGCACGTTCAACGATATCTGGCACGTCTCGCAAGGACGCGGCTGGATCTCGCGCATCGAGAAGTATGGCGCGGTATTGTTCATGGGGCCGTTGCTGCTGGCGGCGGCGCTGGGCTTGTCGAGCGAGCCGTATTTTCAGGCGACCAAACAACTGGTTCATCACCTGCCGATGGTAAACCGGCTGCTGTTTCATTTTTTGCCGGTATTTTTGTTGTGCCTTTCTTTCGGCGTCGTTTATCGGCTAATACCCAACACGCACGTCCGCTGGGATGCGGCCATCGTCGGCGGAGTGGTGGGAGGCGTGCTATGGCAACTGAACAATTACTTCAGCTTCCTCTATGTCTCGCGCTGGGTGACAAACAGTAAAATTTACGGCAGCCTCGCCGCCGCGCCGGTGTTTTTGGTGGGCGTGTATGTCTCGTGGCTGATCGTGTTATTCGGCGCGCAGGTGGCGTACGCCTTCCAGAATCGCGCGGAATATTTGCAGGAGAAACAGGCGCAAAACATCAACCAGCGCGGACGGGAATTTATCGCGCTGCGTTTGATGGAATGCGTCGGCCAGCGATTCCAGCGCGGCGAACCTCCCGCCACGACTGCGCAAATGGCCGATGCCCTTAGCGTACCCGCGTGTTTGGTGCATGAGATCATGGAGAGCCTGATGGCGTCGCGGCTGGTCGTGGAAATTGCGGGTGAAGACCCGGCGTTCGCCCCGGCGCGGCCCTTGGAAGCCATCACCTGCCACGATATTCTGCTCGCCTTGCGCGCGGGGCAGGGCCAGGAATTGGAAACGCGAGAGGACCACGCGCGCAACGAGGTTTTTGGCGAATTCGAAAAAATCCTGGAAGCGGAAAAGAAAGCGGCGTCTTCCGTGAACATCATGATGATGGTCAACCGAACGGAAAAATTGCTTGCCGATCATCGCGTAAAAGCGGTAACTGACCACAAGCCGGACTAA